tctacgtaaatatgtgcccttggccaatttgaacgacataaggctgtataactcagccaacgtagcaattttccagccacccAGGGTAAGAAATAGTTAGCGCATCtgtcttcgcaaattgtgccctatgtgtGACGTACGATTTTATATCacgcgatatatcacggttgacggtttgttTCAAAGTatttttcattcatgcacacgaattatgtacctgagaCTCTTACAACAGCACGTGAAATACAgactccactctgtgacattcatttactcccgaaagggactatttttttgtggcaacgcatttagtccccaaaaggagtaaaaattactccttttttttcttagagcgtatCGCACACGAAACGTATAGGAACTAAGTTACGCGAGTAACTTCCATGTAACTACTAACCATTGgcagtaactatagttacagcAAGGATATGCCCAGTATTTTCATCTCAGGGATGggggcagtgatttatccagacgcTCTACACCCACCTAGCAACCCttccccaaatgttcagtgacaccccctttTTCAGCCGTGTAACCCCTATACAGGAGGTGCCCCTGCGATTtaagctttagacacatgtctgTAATATGTTGAGGTGTaagtaactataataatgaccccccaaCCCCCcttttcaaaagaaaaaaaatcataacaCCTCTCCcagcttgggattctggataaaccactgaatGGGGCTGTCTCGTGGGGGAGGCAcatatctgctgcttttgtgGCATTTTGGGCGTTTCTGGCCTGTATTtcgggggtgttagggggtgcGCGGGTGATTCTGGGAAAATCCCCGAGTTGCAGTCACTATATAATCACTTTTCTCCGAAAGTATCTGGTAACTGTAACTAGCTgcttttcaataaaaaaaaaaaaactgtaaccGCTTTTGGCTACATTAAGCGTAAACGAAGTTACTCTGGTGTCGCGATAGCCGAGGCCTCACTTCGCTATAACTTGTGCCGTATACCGTTCCAGTGTCTGCAGTCTCATATAGCATACCCATGACCCTGACTCTGTTGTCAATTGCCTGTATGCTGGTGATGTCAGGAGTCCCACTGCGGCACGTCCTCCCGAGGGAAGAAGACGTCAGCTTCCTACCGAACAACGTAACTAAAAGTTTCAGAATAGGAGGGTGTACCTATATATAGGCCCAGTTCCTGTCTTTGTAGGCAGAAGCCAGAATGAACAGAAAACTACCCAGTATACTGTTGCTGTTGAAGTCGAATGAAGCGCTGCAGTGCCATAGAATACCACCATTATCAAACTATACTCTCACTATACTCCGCAGTGCAAAGGGAAAATTTGACCAATGCGTATGTGCCCTGTGGGGCATAGATTTTGTTTGTATGTATTCACTTGTGTTAGCTTAATGTTAGGGCCTGACtctttagggttaaacccgtatccgcccgatatttaccccccgaacgaaatctgtaaaattcgggcttaacccgaatctacccgaaaacatccgggtcgcgtggcacactcataagcgtgcattaaaataaagtttgataacattgctaaacattagttccatgttaagacaaatttttattaaacaaaaaaaaaatcacccgaatacacccgaatttctgacgacagaatatgccgtaacgagatttaacccgaatacacccgaattttcaaatgaaaatatcacccgatatttagcccccgaatttggccaaaaataaaacccgaaaaagtcaggccctacttaatgtgtacagggtgtccagGTTAGGTTGATCGGGAAGCCCACCAGAAGACTAGAGCTATTGGCTAGAATATACGTTACGACTGTTTGTGTCAACGCAGTGAAAAcggcaagagagagagagaaagagaaaaaataaattaaagTGGTTAAGAAACGCGGTACTTGGGTACTCAAATACGTATAGGTACACCCTTTACGGTCCTTGTAAGCGCAGTGAGGGTACATGAATGAAGACATGTGTTAGTTTCTTTTACAGACTGTCAAGTTGGACATAACAGACTTGAGCCTATATGGGTGGGTGTTTCAGACGCCGAGGTCAAGCATGCCTTCCACCGGAAAAGGGAGCGTTGCTTACCAGCGACCACGGTACAATCTTTCCATAAGGGTTACAACATTTTCAAGCATTTTATAATAGTGGACAGAACGCTGAATCAATGTTACTTTTGGCTGCTCAGTGCTCCTTATAATTATGCTTCCGGCTTTTCAGAGCACGCTCGCaggatgtttttcggagtttcTTATTTTCCAAGTTTACTATTTTTCGTCGTTTGTTTTTGCAACTGAGATAATATCCGACATGCTGAGAAAAAACGACTACCGTGAAATGAcgaaataggaaaaaaaaaaaatagagagagatagatagatagagagaAGCAGCCGTGAAAAGCGCTTACTCATATGCGCAGCAGAACTTTCAGAGTTCCAACACCGTGGAAATCACAAGAAAATACTTCAAGATGCCGTCATATCTGGGGCGGATTCATACCCTCTGTTTGAGAgagggggggcggtttctttgtcgaagcgcgtagtgggagaggggagagCTAGCCCAAGCACGTTCAGCTCTCATGTATATAGAGAGTATGTTACTACATAAAGACGGGTGGTGAAGCAATGGGGGTACATGACGTTGGCAAACGCAGCAGAAATTATTTCTGCAAAATTTACATAAACTTCATCTTGGGTGATAACGAGAGCAGGTCACAATAAGGACAAGCGGCCACGACAAGAACAATACGCAAGAGCTATCGCATCAGATTCAAATCGCCACACGTCCTTATCATTATGTATTACTTGATCAAGTCTGCTTTTGTTTTAATGAAGCTAGAATAAGTATGAATGATCCTGGGTGTTCTACAGAGTTCACTAGGTAGCCCTCACTCCGTAGTTCTCTGTGGGACACACGTCACGGATCTGTCATCTGTGTAACGCCCAGTACTACAGAAGTGCGGCGAATTTATAGCGCCGCCCTGTGCACCAATGCTGTAATCGTTATGGCCGTACAGCGACGGCGCCGGGCGCTTCTTCGTGAAAGTCTAAAATGCTCGCTGATTATATTTGTAGATACACATTTTATACGGGCGATGCTGCCTCCGATGTCAAAGATGACACGCCCATTCCGTCCACCTCCGGGGAGCCGCGACGTCCAAGGACAACATCCCACGACCTGCTGACCAGGATAACCGATGTTCTTGAAGGGAGTCCTTTCAACTATTCCACTTCCACTGatgaaggcacaattatcgacAAAGCCGCTACCTCCCCTGCGAACGGTGACTTTGACGATGACTTTGATGAAGAGGACGACTCAAAATTTCCAGATGAAACTTTGCCGTCGGAGAGGTATAGTCTTAGCTAAGCGGGGCGATGTGTTGTTACACACTGCAACATGGAACATGCTGAACCTTTTGTAGCAGTCAAAATTCTTCGCTTATATGGCATGGGACGAGTGCCAAGGTTCTAGCATTAAGTTAGTCATGGCACAAAGTTATGTTTGTTCGACAGTGTTGCTGGTATACactgctggacaaaagtttgcggaacacgctCCTGCGCATCCCTTCCTCACAGTGagacgctagcagcgaatgggaccgtatgGACTTAGACATGTGCCTATAGGTAATACAGTCACATGTTTGCAAGTCCGTGCTGTACCATTCGCTGTGAGCGTGTCGATCTCCGTGTATTCACGCCagcgacattccccgcagaagacacagaaaacgtcatagccttctgagcgcgagcgcgcTCCACGTCCAGTGTTcgcgtacactgctaaccgcgaggaatatcctgcgacacagccacaagatatttcgtagcagacgacaggaaagacgctgacggtgtcgtctgccaagtgtcatctgctaagtgcgcCAGCACGCCACACCCAATATTCCGCTCCGTGTGAATGcgcaacataacacgggacggaacttcgtctctgtgagcagtgttttcactttttcttccactggaatcTTCCGTAAGTATATCGCTCGTGAGAATACGTAGTCTGAGGAAGAATTGCGCCGGagtgtgttctgtaaacttttgtccaacaCTGTAATGTGCTGTGGCCACTATACGGTTTCAGACTCAAGCTGCTAATTTTTAAAACTGATTGCTTTCAGTGCTACAGCAGTGACATCTGCAGCATCTTCGGACGGTAAAACCCTGAAAGTGGCAGGTTACTTTGTGTCCGTTAACCGATGTAATTTTTGTAGGCCAGCTGCCTCGGTCCCTGGACCTTCTTGTTGCCTTGGACATGGACTCCCTAGTGAATCTCTCTCATTTAGAGCTGATGGCGAGACAGTGTAGGACTTCTGCTACACTAAGGGTAGGTTCATATGCGTTGCATTAGAGTACAGCAATGTAGGGTTAATGCGCTTAAAATTATATTTACATATACGTCTGTTAATGGATACACGACACACACGACGACACACAGAGTGCAACTCGTtgtgcatttctttcttttgtccAGCTTCGGCGGGGGGATAACTTGCACACTGGTGCATAGTCCCGAAGTAGACCTTTTGTTCTGGAAGTGAACTATGCATcatatttccccccccccctcgctttCCAAGCAATGTATACAACAAAAATTGTAATCTTGGATAAAAGCAACCTTATGTATCGCAGTTTGAAGCCCTGGCTTAAGCGACTGTTCGTCTTGCTGAATGGTACAATGCAGTTGAGTCCGCTTATAACGACATTGCCGGAAAGCGAAATCCGATCGTTATATCAGGGTATCGTTATAGCTAAATTATCGCGAAATTGCCAGTCATGGTCACGGCAACGGAGTAGAACGGTACGGGTACAATGCCCGCTGAACATGCACATTTGTCGGAGGCACGAAAGCAATTTATTTGGTTGTATATTGATGCAGTTCTACGACACATTGCATGGAAGTTTTTCCCACTGACGACATAACTGCCAGTACCGCGTGAGAGCCCGCACCTTTGGAGGTGGACGACCTCGGCCATTGCTCGTCACCGCGAGCAATTTAACCGCGGCGCGTGTACTGCTCCGTAACATTTTTGTTATATATACATTTTTTATGCGTGGGCAGGTCAATAACGGCCTCCTCGCATCGCTTCTTTCTGAGATCTGAGCGGGTCCGGCAATAGAcgtctacccgagaaacgtcatcatgacgttggtgcagactgaaaccgaaacaaaccgaaaggggagggctgggttccacgaatgtagaccgaaggtcgcgtccctttcggggaccatcgtaatcccctcaagaccgcttTCGGCTAGGCttccgggcgcgaccttgttcgcctccagcttcgagtgtagttcagctctaccaaattggtggcgctgtcgaacactatgacatcaaTTGTCTataaacagggagatgtctatttGCGCGCGTCGAAACGACGgctttcgcaattttttttccggCTTTTACCATTATAGTAGTGAATACATTTTGCAATAGAGTGGGGTAAATGTGGGATGCGCTTTCCGTCGAAAATGCGTTGgcttgacttggcaaatttggGGTTAAATTCAGAAAATTAAATGTCTCGCAAATTAATTTGATAAATGCGCTCAGACGTCATGAcaaaatctcccccgagataGATAGCGCGGACCCCATAGCGTTCGGAGAAATAGACTTTTTAatacgatttatttattttttcgcgTTATGTGAAACACCCAAAGAGCTTATGCACAGACGTCATCCCTCCAGAGGGCACTAGCTTCGAAAATGCCAAATCACCGCCATGATGTAGGTCCATCGAAGTTTGGTTTTGGTGGTTTTCGTTGCCGGCCATGTGCATCTTAGAAGACTATAAACGTTGAAAACACGGAAACTGCCTGGATTGTGGTACAAATAACATTCACCCAGCACAGCAACTCTGAAACACCAAATGTAATGTGAATGCGAAGTGGGTGAAGGCATGGACAGTCAAccaatgacgtcatgtgaataaaccctatagatgACCTGCGTCCCTACGCCATTGATTATATCATTGATTATAAAATATCATATAAAAAaatatgataaaaaaaaaaggcgcgtTCGTGGCTGgctgccgccgttgaaaacacgatcctgattggctgaggtcacgtcgacgagcgccTTAGGCAGTGGTGTTCTCGCCcgccacagcaaaatataaacTCGAcccagtcttctcgtgacgtcacatgtttgtaaacagagtgTAAACAGGGAGACAGTGTTGTCTATACGCGAGCATGTGACATGTGCTTTCACGACGATCGTTACAGCCAAACTTTGTTTACGTTGCTCACGTCAATGTAGTACGTGTTCGTTTGCATTCGTTACTGTATCACTCGGTATCTATGCTATGTGGAACGAAATTTTGATTTGTACAAGTTTATTGACTCGGCTGTGCCTTACTGTCTGATTTCAGCGCATCTGGAAGACCTCAGAAAGAAGAACATCGCCACAATGAATCTATCACGAATGATCACCGACCTCTATTTATCAACCATAATAAACGGGAAAACACCGTTGTCTGTGGATGCGATGATTTCAGTTTCATTTTCTCGCTCAGACCAATTCTGAAACTTCACTGAAGTTTTATGCAGATACtaagatggtgaatgaagtAAAGGTTTCATTCATGATAATGAAATGGCGAACGTGTGCATCTGGTGGAGCGAAAAtctcccaatattggctcagtTCGCTTACTGTAAGCCGCAGCTTGGTCAGCGCACGAAAAGCAACAGATGTCGTCACACGTACAGTTTATGGCCAAGGCTTCAACATTAACAAAAATATGTATGAGCCATTTATATGTAAAAATAAACAAGAATAAACATGATTGACGACTCCAGGCTGTTAAAGTTGACAGGATAGAAAGAAAGGTCGATGAATACATGCCGTTAATTCCTCACACTTCCGGTTTCCACtactggtacagcttgggacaaaagtctGCGGAACATGCCACTGGCGTATCACTttatcggagcggccccctgttAGATATCAGGAAGTGTGACCGGCTGTTCTAGCCATCTCTGAGTATATTTGTCTGCTcccgtttgctgctagggtgccgCTCCATTGCAGAAGTGTGACAcaccggtgttccgtaaacttttgtcccaagctgtacatactGAAATAAATGCTAGCACCTGCGGTTTCGAAACTATAGTTCGGACTCCAGATAAGCGGAATTTTCACTAACAGCTCCCagagaataagaaaaaaaaaaaaaaagatgcaaaatcgAGGCTTGTCAAGGACTTTGGAAAATTCCAGGGTTTTCCTCTGGAACGGCACCCtgaagacggcattttcaaactCCATAGTATACGAGGGTTTCAAGGAGCAGTGGGGTGACCGTACCAAACTTCATATACTGAAAGTCAGTTAGTCATAATTGCaatcgccgaccgatttttcggactccaAAAATTCGGAATTTCCAATATTTAGGACGAACGTTGTGACTTTATCAGACGCCCAATTGAGCCAATGTATTTTGACGTCCGAAAATTCTGATCGCGTTTCGCAGGTATACGGTTCGATTTTTCGTACATATATCCGCCTCCAGTTTTTCCTTCGTTCCCTTCGCCTTTGCTGACGGCGCGTGCGGAGGCGTAGTTTACGCGCACTCACTACGCTCGGAAATGTCTACCGTGACAACACGACATTAGCCGAAACACATCGCGGCACCATTTCTCGCATACGAGCAGCAAAGCAGACGCGCATTGATAGTTTTTTTATGCCTCTAAGTTTTCTCTAATAAAAATCATTTTGGGAGAGATTTGTGTCATTGACAGAAAATTTCGAAAGCTCGATAATTCGGGCAGATTGTGTGGCTTTTAGAAGTCaaaaaaatcggtcggcgactatAATGAGAACGACACCCCAGCACACAAAAAAGCCACAAGATGTCCCACTCGACCTTCAATGTATTGTCATTTAttgtaactgaaaaaaaaaaaaagagcatttCATTATGACACAAGGCCCTGTCCACAGTTAGTGCAGACAACCTTGCAACCAGCAACATTTTGACGGGTTTTCCCAAACTTCAGCTAGAAAAAGGAGCTTTAACTCAATTCCCAAGGATTTTGTGGAGGCGTTAATCGAACACCCCTTGTGTAAGGCCACATATTACAGCGATCAAGAACAAATATTTTTTGACAGTAGAGAAAGGAACTGACTGGTCTAGACATCTTGTTCTATTCTAAtcatcaaataaaataaaacatgaGCTATCGCATCTGCGAGGTCGGAGTGATGCAGAAGGACCTATACAGGCGACAACCAGTCACGCCATTACTTGCTGCCATCTTGGAAAGCTTTGCAACAGACATACCTAAACAAAGATACTATTATCGATACTGTCGTAGTAAGACTAGGCCTTGACGTTGAGGTTGTTGGTGTGCATCCTTCAAAAAGAAGGGGCACAATGGGTTGCTGTTTTATAAAGCAACAGCTAAGCCTTCTTACATTCTTTTGTGCAACTTTCTATGAATGGAGACTAGGAGTTGAGCGGTAAAACAGAAAGTGCCTGCAGTGTAACAGATGGGGCAATGTACGATGTATAATGTTGGTCGTGCATTCATTTATGACTAGATATTAAGTAGAGATGTACATAATATATTCGAGATAGATTCTTTGCCTCATCAGCATTACAGTACAAATTACAATTAATTTGTAAGGCCTCTTTACAGCTCGGATTGCCACGGTTTGGATGGAACAGTCAAGGCAAAGTGACACGTAAAAACACTGAAGACACTgagagggagagaaaaagagagagagaaacatgtcAAACTAAAGTTTCAGCATTTTGCGATCTAACATGTGCATTCCCTTACTCCGATGTCTCGGTGTCCCGATCACCCCAGTTAATGTGTATTAAAATGAACAGTTAATGGGTAGTAAAATGAACAGTAAACGTGTAGTCTAAGTAGAACATGGGTTTTCTTTGTGGTTGCATTATTTTTTGGGCCAAAAAAGTTTAATCTCACATGGAAGGCATTGCAACAACTGCAAAAGTGTGAAGAAGCCACAAATAATTATATTATGAGTAGTAATATGCCGCAGAACGCATTGTTCCGAGTATATTAAGTCCACAATTCTCTGCTGACGCAGATGTCAGTGAAAAGAAATTTTGCATGCTGCAGTGATATTTGTACAAATTGGTCAATCAAAAATAATGAAAACAGAAACTTAAAGTAAACAAGTAAAAACAGAGTGCTAAGAGAAATATCACCAAAGTACTACCAGAACCTCCTCCTAAATTataggaaagaagaaaaaaattgtatgAATAGAAAATTCCTACGTCCCTGCAATTTTGATCATGACCTGATTATCCGAACACTGCCAAGGGACGGAAAATATTTCAGCTCAACAAGGCCTTCACTAAAGTTAGTGTAATGCATTAAAGTAATACAATACTAACACAACATAAAACCGACAATGTTAGAGCTCTATTCTTCATTAGCTGTCACTCAAAACAGCCCAAGGGTTGCCTGCTGCCTTCATGCGCATACTGTAGCGCATCTTCTAAGGCACTCAGAAAAAAGGAGCAAGCACTAACGTCAAAACTGATCTCAGTTTCCTACATGCCCACATTGAAGTTGCAAGGGGCGATGGAATGGCCGCTGGTGCCCCTCTCTAGTAGCGCCGATGCTGCGTGTGTATGTGCAACAAATACACGCCTGAATTTTCATAGGCACATTAGGTAATTATCTTAAAACTAGATCTCTATCTGCGTGCGTAATACGGAACATAACTGCACAGTAAAATCGATGCAATTTCTTGTCGTAAGGTACTAAGACGTACGAACCTACGTGTGGTAAGCAGTATCATAGCTTTGATTTCTGTGACAAAACCAGACAGTCGTGCATTTGGGTGAGACTCTCGTCTAGAGCATCACGGAACGCGGCAGTGGATGTCTCAAAGCAAGTGGTGAAAGAAGAGAGTCCAAAATTGATGGAGCTTTGCCTCGGGTTGTAGCAGCAGCCGTATCCATCTTGTACCAGGGGGCCGTAGAACATGAGAGCGTCACATTTTGTTGGGACCTGGCGACAAAAGTGCATCGGTGCAATTATGTATATAGCACGGTATATATATGAGTGTCGCAGTGCTTGTAATATTGAATGCCTCACTATACTTAGGGCTTtgtgttttcaggttttatttcaAGAGATGTAAAAGGGGTAAAATTTGGCGATATCGGATGGAAAATAAAATCTCACATTTTATATGACCATAAGGCACAGAATGGCTGTGCCGAATGTGCAGCGTTTAACATTCCCGTACTGGTGGCTGAACTGCACATTGCCAAGTTATTTACAGGTTTTTCGAGTTTTACCCCCAGTGACAATGGTGCACACCAGGGGTAAAAATGGTCCAGACCCGGGAAGACCCGTTTTTATCACCCAATCTGCAACACTGTCACTTCGGGTAAAACCAAAAAAAAGCTCGAAAACTAGCTaggcaaagtgccaattcagccagCGATATGAGCACAGGAGAACGACAAGCACTGCATATTCAGGACGACTGTTCCATATTTTGTGGTcatctaaaatgcgagaagcactccttttttttttttcaacccaaAAGACTGTTTTTCTGCCTGATACGTGTTCTGTGTATACAGTGGACTATTTGAACAGCCCCTGCTATGTAGACATTTGGTGTTTGTGGCATACAGGTAGGGAGAATTTTGCAGAGTGGGAAGTGGATACTGTTGTTGTCAGTCATGCAAACAAGCAACAGAAATAAATCATTGAGAGGTCCCCGGTTCAATCCCGGGCATCCCCTCTATACGGACCCTTCATAATTATTGCGCGGAGTCTTATCCTACCGAGCAAATCTGCAAGTGACAAGAGCATATACCAAAAGCACCTCCTTGTGTGATGATGTCAAAGGTATAGATAACATTAATGAACACTGTCGCTGATATCACTCAATTCTACCGTTTTTTACGGCTCTTGAAATAAAGCTTGATTTTCAAAAATTGTAAAGCccgaaaacacaaggccctaacTATACCCCATataagagcaaaaaaaaagactatatatatagagagagcctgaagttttagggtttaccCCAAagtgaaggttgcctctttagggtgaaacccgatttttacccggcaaattgtcctcactgggatgtctgtaggaatgcactgacttacttgtttggcagcaaatgcagtaaCATCACAGTTtgcaccaaaccagtacagttagtttgagtaactgagcccgatttctccccgaatttggCATACTATAAGTTTTTTCgcccgaattcacatgaatttaatgcacatgtttatttacccaatttttaccccccgaatttttgaaaaaatatttcccgaaaacttcaggctctctctctctatatatatatgtataaatcGATGGGACTGCCTATGGACAATGGCGAGAAAAGAGACAGTGTGAACATCAGTGACAAGCGACGGTAGcatatttagggcctgactttttagggttaaacccgtatccgcccgatatttaccccccgaacgaaatctgtaaaattcgggtttaacccgaatctaacCGAAAACATCCaagtcgcgtggcacactcataagcgtgcattaaaataaagtttgataacattgctaaacattagttccatgttaagacaaatttttattaaacaaaaaaaatcaaaaaaaaattcacccGAATACACCTGAATTCCTGACTACAGAATATGctgtaacgggatttaacccgaatacacccgaattttcaaatgaaaaatatcacccgatatttaccccccgaatttggagaaaaataaaacccgaaaaagtcaggccctaagcaTATTGCGCTGTAGGTCGCCGTCCCCGCCTTTTCCGTATGTGCGTACTAGGCCTCACGTTTTGTTGCGGAGTTCTTCAAAAAGCGTCCGCACACTAACCTGGCTCGTAGAAAGCCTAAAGTGAGTGCTGATGATATAACCCAGATCAAAATAGAGCGAAGGGACGGTTATGTCTTTTTCTGCTGCCACGCACTTGAGACCAAACAGCAGTCTGTCAACACCGAGACCATTGACGGCCTGGAAGTTGAAACGAACGATAATTAGGGAAACATTCGTCAAGAGATTCGATACACACAGTCGGAGCACGTACCAAATTTGTGTACTTTTTGTGGGCCTCCACGGCCTGACGCAGACTGTTCTCTTTTGCCGTGTTTGAAGACCTAGAGGAGTGAAACGTCTTGCAGAACTCTAAACTTTCCATGGAAGTGGAACGGATGGTCTCCGTACGGCCGTGGAGGAACTTTCGGGTCGTAGCACTCTCGTACGTGGCTCCTGGAACCTCGTGCATCCTGGCAATAAATACGGATAAGATTTATTCCTCTGCACCAATCAATTGATACCTTTTCGTTTGCATGGCTGTCTGAAACACTGGAGTACAAGAGGAACCGCAAGACACAGCCAGAGATGCAGCCCCTGGATTAGCTAAACcggcactcttaaaaaaaaaagaccttcACCACATAATATGCTGAAGgtcaaccactgcacagaatgatagtaGTACTGTTAATTTGTAGAAAGCATGGGGTATAcgtccttttgtgacaattaacgtgtCCGTATAggtgtcacaagaaaggcgtacgcctccagttttcaacaaatcagaagaggactatgtcattcaggatgatgattggcttggagcgtgttatgtggcaAAGTTCTCTTTTAGGTGTGTACGCATACGGTCATTAATCCTGTGATTAGAAATTTTCCTGGCACCCCCTAATGTTCCCCACACACAAAGTTCCTGGAAACCCCCCTAAAAAAATACCTGccagaaagacaaaaaaaaatcgaggaAAGCAGTAGGTATGGGTGTcaacccccccccaaaaaaaaatgttgcatgaaaggtattttcgttaaaaaggatgtccattattggaccaatAGGGCTCGAGCgggactaaaaaaaaaattcgctgtaATGGTACTTTTGTTAAAAAGGTGTTTGCTATAAAGGAGTCTGAC
This genomic stretch from Ornithodoros turicata isolate Travis chromosome 9, ASM3712646v1, whole genome shotgun sequence harbors:
- the LOC135368206 gene encoding uncharacterized protein LOC135368206 isoform X1 is translated as MECCRWHAGCFQEVISLLHALAGVIETMCAIVFRASQMTGFECGINIFLGITNIPLGCFMLSALRKREHCHCPREYVVQNRLSLAILFHSAVLNGICSSVLFFQASGQPVFQDITPFYIRWRRFIHHLSAVSYSIPMTLTLLSIACMLVMSGVPLRHVLPREEDVSFLPNNTVKLDITDLSLYGWVFQTPRSSMPSTGKGSVAYQRPRYTFYTGDAASDVKDDTPIPSTSGEPRRPRTTSHDLLTRITDVLEGSPFNYSTSTDEGTIIDKAATSPANGDFDDDFDEEDDSKFPDETLPSESATAVTSAASSDGQLPRSLDLLVALDMDSLVNLSHLELMARQCRTSATLRRIWKTSERRTSPQ
- the LOC135368206 gene encoding uncharacterized protein LOC135368206 isoform X2, translating into MLQVACWMLPGSNKPIACLSWCDRNYVRHRLQGEPDDRLRVRNKHFPWDNGCFMLSALRKREHCHCPREYVVQNRLSLAILFHSAVLNGICSSVLFFQASGQPVFQDITPFYIRWRRFIHHLSAVSYSIPMTLTLLSIACMLVMSGVPLRHVLPREEDVSFLPNNTVKLDITDLSLYGWVFQTPRSSMPSTGKGSVAYQRPRYTFYTGDAASDVKDDTPIPSTSGEPRRPRTTSHDLLTRITDVLEGSPFNYSTSTDEGTIIDKAATSPANGDFDDDFDEEDDSKFPDETLPSESATAVTSAASSDGQLPRSLDLLVALDMDSLVNLSHLELMARQCRTSATLRRIWKTSERRTSPQ